One Aegilops tauschii subsp. strangulata cultivar AL8/78 chromosome 7, Aet v6.0, whole genome shotgun sequence genomic window carries:
- the LOC109781758 gene encoding histone H2B.3: MAPKAEKKPVAEKAEKTTAAKKTKAEKRPPASKEGGEKKGKKKSKKSVETYKIYIFKVLKQVHPDIGISSKAMSIMNSFINDIFEKLAGESAKLARYNKKPTITSREIQTSVRLVLPGELAKHAVSEGTKAVTKFTSA, encoded by the coding sequence ATGGCCCCCAAGGCGGAGAAGAAGCCGGTGGCGGAGAAGGCCGAGAAGacgacggcggcgaagaagaccaaggccgAGAAGCGGCCGCCGGCGTCCAAGGAGGGCGgcgagaagaagggcaagaagaagtCCAAGAAGAGCGTGGAGACTTACAAGATCTACATCTTCAAGGTGCTGAAGCAGGTGCACCCGGACATCGGCATCTCCTCCAAGGCCATGTCCATCATGAACTCCTTCATCAACGACATCTTCGAGAAGCTCGCCGGCGAGTCGGCCAAGCTCGCCAGGTACAACAAGAAGCCCACCATCACGTCCAGGGAGATCCAGACCTCCGTCCGCCTCGTCCTCCCCGGCGAGCTCGCCAAGCACGCCGTCTCTGAGGGTACAAAGGCCGTCACCAAGTTCACATCCGCTTAG